The genomic window CGGTATAGCCCACGTCCACGACGACTTGATCCGGCTTTTCCGCCAGCACTTCACCAGAAACGACCGCCTTGCCTTTGAGCTGAATCTGTACGGGCTCGGCCATCACGGGCAATGCCGCGAGGACCGCCACCGACAATCCCACGAGTGGCTTCAACATGGGCCTAACCTAGGAGCCTCCGCGCCCAAAGACAAGTGGCCAAAGCTACAAAAACGCCGGGGCTTTATAGAATCCAGTTTATCACTCATATCCTATGCTGGTTGCACCAAATGACCATCGAAGGCAGATTACCCTTTAAACAACCTATGAGCCTCTTCCAACAAATGCTCGGCAACGTCACCGAGTTCCCCACCGATAAAGCCCAGGCTGAATTCGCCCCCATCCTGGCCGAAGGCGAAAAAGTGGTGAAAGCCTTCAAACTTATCCGTGACCAGATCATTCTCACAAACCTGCGGATCATCACCATCAACAAGGAAGGCATCACCGGCTCCAAGCACTTCACCACCTCCATCCCCTACAGCTCCATCAAGATGTTCGCCAAGGAAAGCGCGGGCATCTTCGATCTGGATGCCGAACTGCGCATCTGGCTCCATGCGGAGTCCGAGCCGATCAAGTGGGAATTCTCCAAAGGCGTGAACATCAACGAAGTCTATCAAACGATCAGCACCTATGTGCTGAAGAAGTGAATGTAGCCGCCCACGGACATTCCTCCACCTTGCAGGTTGGTTTTCCTTTGATGTAAGATGCTGGGGTCGATGTTTTTCAAACCGTCAAAGTCCGCGCTCCGCCTTCTGGCACTGTTCCTGATCAGCGCCAGCTCCGTCTTTGTCCATGCCGAGGAAAAGACGGTGTCTCCTCCTTTCGTAGTGGTTTTGGAACGCGCCCAGGGTGGCGACATCCTTTCTCAACTGATCGTAGGCACGATGTATGAGGAGCGCGGTTCCTACACCAATGCCTTCCGGTGGTATAAGGAAGCGGCCCAAAAAGGCGATGCCAGCGGCCAATTCAAACTTGGCCTCTTGCACGCCCAAGGCGCTGGTGTTTCACGTGACCTCATCACCGCAGTGAAATGGTTCGAGCTTTCCGCCAAACAGGGTTTTCCCGCCGCGCAATACAATCTGGGCGTGTGCTGGGAAAAAGGACTGGGGACGACGAATCGCAGCTATGTCGAAGCTCTGAAATGGTATCAGCTCGCCGCGGAACAGGGCGACGCCTTTTCACAAAAAGCCCTCGGCGTCTTCTATGAAAAAGGCTACGGCGTAAAACCAGACCTGGCTGAAGCTTATAAATGGTATGCCCTCGCGTCCGCCAATGGGGTGATCGATGGGGAAACCTTGCGCAAAAACTTGGTGG from Verrucomicrobiia bacterium includes these protein-coding regions:
- a CDS encoding tetratricopeptide repeat protein; this translates as MFFKPSKSALRLLALFLISASSVFVHAEEKTVSPPFVVVLERAQGGDILSQLIVGTMYEERGSYTNAFRWYKEAAQKGDASGQFKLGLLHAQGAGVSRDLITAVKWFELSAKQGFPAAQYNLGVCWEKGLGTTNRSYVEALKWYQLAAEQGDAFSQKALGVFYEKGYGVKPDLAEAYKWYALASANGVIDGETLRKNLVAKFKPEELAAAQKRFSDYAAAQAANSTQPPPRLPVEVNAKAPTKAKTKDFLD
- a CDS encoding PH domain-containing protein — its product is MSLFQQMLGNVTEFPTDKAQAEFAPILAEGEKVVKAFKLIRDQIILTNLRIITINKEGITGSKHFTTSIPYSSIKMFAKESAGIFDLDAELRIWLHAESEPIKWEFSKGVNINEVYQTISTYVLKK